In Propionicimonas paludicola, a single window of DNA contains:
- a CDS encoding type I restriction enzyme HsdR N-terminal domain-containing protein — MTFEDALHDVADKVREFGPALTTEEATKTAVIMPFISRVLGYDVFNPQEVLPEYVADLGLKHGEKVDFAILRDGQVQMLIEAKRIGDSLSLDHAGQLVRYFHTSNARIGVLTNGQHWHFYTDLERTNIMDERPFLQLDLLNIDPYVLPELKKLTKEVFDLESVIQAAEELKYVSGLKRALADQFERPSDELVKLLATQVYDKYFNAKVREQFSRLTSKAMAQFISERVNDRLKSALSGDAAGAPATAPVEADGQPTDPSAPETETTEEERAGFQIVRAIAASEVPYDRVYERDQHSYFAVLLDDNNRKPVCRLHFNGKKLYLGLLNEEKVETRVALERVEDIYLHAEAIREAVRRYR; from the coding sequence ATGACCTTCGAAGATGCCCTGCATGACGTCGCGGACAAGGTCCGCGAGTTCGGTCCCGCGCTCACCACCGAGGAGGCGACCAAGACCGCGGTGATCATGCCCTTCATCAGCCGCGTCCTCGGATATGACGTGTTCAACCCCCAGGAGGTGCTTCCCGAGTACGTCGCCGACCTGGGCCTGAAGCACGGGGAGAAGGTGGACTTCGCGATCCTCCGCGACGGCCAGGTGCAGATGCTGATCGAGGCCAAGCGGATCGGCGACAGCCTGAGCCTCGACCATGCCGGCCAACTCGTCCGCTACTTCCACACCTCCAACGCGCGCATTGGCGTCCTCACCAATGGTCAGCACTGGCACTTCTACACCGACCTCGAGCGGACCAACATCATGGACGAGCGGCCGTTCCTGCAGTTGGACCTGCTGAACATCGATCCCTACGTTCTGCCCGAACTCAAGAAGCTCACCAAGGAGGTCTTCGACCTGGAGTCGGTGATCCAGGCGGCCGAGGAACTCAAGTACGTCAGCGGACTGAAGCGGGCATTGGCCGATCAGTTCGAGCGGCCGAGCGATGAGCTGGTCAAGCTGCTCGCCACCCAGGTCTACGACAAGTACTTCAACGCCAAGGTCCGCGAGCAGTTCAGCCGACTGACATCCAAGGCCATGGCCCAGTTCATCAGTGAACGCGTGAACGACCGCCTGAAGTCGGCGCTCAGCGGTGACGCGGCGGGCGCTCCGGCGACAGCCCCGGTCGAGGCGGACGGCCAGCCGACCGATCCGTCGGCGCCGGAGACTGAGACCACTGAAGAGGAGCGGGCGGGCTTCCAGATCGTCCGGGCCATTGCGGCGAGTGAAGTGCCTTACGACCGCGTCTACGAGCGGGACCAGCACTCCTACTTCGCGGTCCTGCTGGACGACAACAACCGCAAGCCGGTGTGCCGACTGCACTTCAACGGCAAGAAGCTCTACTTGGGGCTGCTGAACGAGGAGAAGGTCGAGACCAGGGTCGCGCTGGAGCGGGTCGAGGACATCTACCTGCACGCGGAGGCGATCCGCGAGGCCGTCCGCCGTTACCGGTGA
- a CDS encoding RbsD/FucU family protein — MLKRISPLLTPALLADLAAMGHGDRLAIVDRNFPSTTSASQVHHLPGADTAAASKAVLELFPVDTFDVPAAYRIVPPGQLETWFDSHREFQAELNAAEDREVEVAPVERFDFYELARTAHAIIQTGEPRGYSCFVLVKGVL, encoded by the coding sequence ATGCTGAAGAGGATCTCGCCACTACTCACCCCGGCGCTGCTGGCCGATCTGGCCGCAATGGGCCACGGAGATCGGTTGGCCATCGTCGACCGCAACTTTCCCTCGACAACCTCGGCCTCGCAGGTGCACCACCTGCCGGGCGCCGATACGGCGGCCGCCTCGAAGGCCGTCCTCGAGCTGTTCCCGGTGGATACCTTCGACGTTCCGGCCGCCTACCGGATCGTTCCGCCGGGACAGCTCGAGACCTGGTTCGACTCACACCGCGAGTTCCAGGCCGAGCTGAACGCCGCCGAGGACCGCGAGGTGGAGGTCGCCCCGGTCGAGCGCTTCGACTTCTACGAGCTGGCCCGCACGGCCCACGCGATCATCCAGACCGGCGAGCCGCGCGGCTACTCCTGCTTCGTCCTGGTCAAGGGCGTCCTGTAG